The window CCAGAACCGGTTCGTCAGAGCGGGCGTCGAGCGCCTCGACGAGCGGTTCGTAGCAGAGGCGAAAGAGCCGGCCGTAGAGCCGCTGGTTCTCGACGCGGGCGTAGTACCCCTTCACGAAGTCGAACCCCGAGTCGAGAGGGTGGAGGAGTTTCGGCACGTCCCTGGCGGAATACGTCTTCGTGTCGGCGTCGTGGACGGCGACGTAGGGGGAGTCGGCGGCCGTGCCGAGCGCGAGCCAGATGTCGCGGCCCTTCCCGGCGTCGCCGTTCAGGCCGTGTTCGTCGAGCAGGTCGGCGACCCGGGGACCGTTACACCAGAGCACGTCCAGCGGAACGTCGAAGGAGTCGAGCCAGTCCGCGAACGCGCCCGCCTTCTCTGCCGAGGCGCGGAGCGGAACGACGACGCGGTCGACGTCGAGGGTTTCGAGCGTCGAGAGCACGCTCTCGGGCGCGAGGCCGCCGTACTCGCGTTCCGTCATCGGGACGACGACGGTCGCGCGCTCGGTCGGCGCGTCGGGGTGGGCGTCCCCGTAGTCGTGGAGCGTCGCCACGCGCTCCTGCGTGTAGTCCATATCCCGATGTCTCTCCGCGGCGGCATTTAGGTTGGCGTCTCGGCCGCGCCCTCCGGGAGCAGGTCGGCGCGGTACGCGGCGACGAGGACGACCACGAGCGCGCCGAGCGCGACCGCGAGCAGTCGGAACACGAGGTCGTATCCCATCCCGGTGCTGAGCACGCCGACGACGGTGCCGCCGGCCGCCTGCATCGTCATCATCCCCGCGCTGTACGCGGCGTACGCGGAGGAGCGGTCGGCGTCCGGGAGGCTGTCGAGGAGGAAGGTGTCGATGGTGGGAAAGAGGCAGTGGACGACCCCGCCGGTCGCGAGCGTCGCGACGGTGACCGCGATGAGGCCGGAGGCGTACGTGAGCGCGAACAGGCAGACGACGAACCCGGCGAGCACGGCGAGGAGGAGCGGCACGTAGGCGACGCGGTCGGCGAGACGGCCGGCGAACCAGAACGCGGGAACGCCCGCGGCGAACATCCCGGTGAGGAGGAGGTTCGCGGTTCCCGAGGTGAGCCCCTTCGCTTCGACGGCGTAGAGCGTGTAGAAGTTCCAGAAGCCGTTCCAGACGAGCGTGGTGACGCCGAGGATGGCGATACCGGTGAACACGAGCCGCCACTGTCGGCGAACCGCGCGGACGAGGTTGCGGTCCGCCGCACCCGCCGCGGGGAGGTCCGCGCGCCGCGTCGCGACGAAGAGGGCGAGCGTGGTGATCCCCGAGACGGCGGCGAGTAGCCAGAAGACGGTTCGCCAGTCCGTCACGCCGAGAAGCGCGCTGACGGTGACGGGCGCGCCGACGGCGGCGAGCTGCATCGCGGTGCCGTGCACGCCGATGACGCGACCGACGCGCTCGGGGAACAACTCGGAGATGAGGGGGTTGGCGGCGATGAAGTACGCCCCGGACGAGATGCCGATGAGGAACCCGCCGACGAACACCATCTCGATGGTCGCGGCGAGCGCGGTGAATGTGGACGCGCCGGTGAGAAAGACGCCGGTGGCGAGGACGACCCGGTGGCGCGCAACCCGCGTGAGGAGGTAGCCAGTCGGGATGCGGGGGAGCGCGCTCCCGAGCCAGACGAGAGAAGCGGTGACGCCGACGGTCGCCCGGTTCACGCCGAACTCCGCGATGAACGGGCCGTAGAGCGGCGCGAACGCCACCCTTCCGAAGTTCACGAAGAACACGAGCGCGCACAGCGACCCGAACACGTGGACGCGACGCGCGCTATTCGACTCGGACACGGTTCGAAAGAGAACCGAACGCGGTTCAAGCCTTCCGGAGTTCGCGCGTGGGTTTATTACGGCGGGCGCGAGAATCCCGACTCATGAAATCAGTCAGGAAGGGCCTCCGGGCGGGCGAACTGGAGAAGGACACCTACGACCGACTGGTGTGCGCGGAGTGCGGGGAGAACCTCAAGACGGAGAACGACCCGGACGAGGTCGGGAGCGTCCGCGTCTGCCCCGACTGCGGGAAGCGCTGGCAGCAGATCTAGTACGCGTCGAGGGCGGCGCGGTAGCCCTCGCGGTACGTCGGGTAGGCGAACTCGTAGCCGAGCCGATGCAGGCGTGCGTTCGAGCAGCGCTTGCTCGTCAGAATCCGGCGCTCCGCGGCCTCGGAGAGGTCGCTCTCCTGCAGGCGGTCTTCTTTCGTGCGTTTCGGCGGCCGGGGGACACCGGCCTCGTCGGCGAGCCAGTCCGCGAACGCGTGCTTCGAGACGGGTTCGTCGTCCACCGCCAGCAGCACCTCGGGCGCGTCCTCGGTGAGCGCGAACCGAACGACGCCGGCCGCGTCGTCCCGGTGAATCATGTTCAGGTAGCCCTCCGTGACGGGGCCGTCCAGGTAGCGCTCCAGGCGGTAGCGGTCGGGGCCGTAGAGGCCGGCGAACCGGACGACCGACCCGCCGATGCCGTGGTCGGCGGTGCGCTCGCGCGCGACGCGCTCGGCCTCGGCGAGCACCTCGGTCTTTTCGGTGGTGGGGTCGAGCGGCGTCTCCTCGTCCACCCAGTCGCCGCCGTGGTCGCCGTACACGCCCGTGCTCGACGTGTACACGAATTCGCCTGGTGGGTTCTCGCGCCCGCCGAAGTGGTCGATAGCGGTGCGGAGGCCGTCGACGTACACCTCGCGCGCGGCGTCCGCGCCGCGGCCGCCCGAGGACGCGATGAACACGACGGCGTCCGCGTCCGGCACGACTTCGAGGCTTTCGGGGTCGGTCACGTCCGCGCGCACGCCGTCGAACCCCGCGTCCGCGATAGCCGCCAGACCGTCGTCCGAGCGGCGGACCCCGACTGGTTCGTGGCCGGCGGCGGCGAGCTGTCGGCCGAGTTCGAGCCCGACGTACCCACACCCCAGAATCGCGACCCGCATCACCAGGGGTTCTCGACCGCGAGGTAGTGATGGATCTCTGCGTACTCGCGGAGCGTCATCGGCTGACGGCCCTCGATCTTCTGCTGGACTTCTTTCGGGTCGAGCGCCGCGTCGATACCGTCCGCGAGCGCGTCCACGTCAACGACCGCCGAACTCATCTGGAGCATCACGTGATCCTGGAGTTCGAGTCGAACGGTCTCGGCGTCCGGCCAGTCGTCCGTGAGCGCGAGCAAGTCCGCCGCCTCCGAGACGGTGACTGGATCGCCGTCGCCAGATTCGATGTCCGCGACCCGTTCGGGGGAGAGCCCGGTGGCGTCGGCGACGGCGTCCACGCCCTCGGCATCGATGACGGCGAGCAGGGCGGCCTCGTACTCCGCGAACACCTCGTCCGCCGAGACGGACTCGGGTTCTGAGATGGTATCGGTCAACATAGCTGGGAATAGGCGGTCGGCGCGTATGTGAGTTTATGTTACCAGCCGGGCGAGCGCTCGTCCGCGTTCCCGTCGGTGTCGCCGACGCCACGCGGGCCCGGCGGGACGGCCGCGACGACCACTGTATCGAACGCGAACTCGACCCGGGCGTTCCGGCCGAGCGGTTCCGGACGGCTGTCGCCGTCCACGTCGAGGGAGACAACGCCGCCCTCCCGGACGTACTCGTACGCGCCGGCGTCGAACCCGGGCGGGAGCGCGCCGCCCGAAATCGCGACGCGCTCGTAGCCGCCGCGAACGGAGACGGCCCACACGTTCACCGTGGCGTACCAGAATCCGGGCAGAGGGGCGACCGGAAGGCCAGCGGGGAGCGCGGCGAGGCGGCCGCCGAGCGCCCGCTTGACGCGTCTCGTGGACGCGCGGCCGAGCGCGGCGGTGAGTTCGGCCCGCGTGGCCTGTCGGGCCGCGCGCACCACGTCCTCGTCCACGCCACCGGTGTCGCTCCGAGCGACCGCGCGGGACTCCGCGCGGAGCGCCGCGGCGAGCGCCACCCGTTTTGCCCCACGCGTCCCCGAGTCCGCGACGACCGCCGCGGCGAGCGACCCGTTCGTCGCCGCTCGCGCCCGCGCCGCATCGGTTCTCCAGCGCGTCGCCGCGCTCGAAACGACGCGCTCCGCCGCGCCGGAATCGAGGCCCGTCCGGGCGTCGAGAACGGCCGCGAAGCGCTCGCGGGCGCGTGCGGTCTCGGCGCGCACGGCGGCCGCGAGGTCGGGCGTTCGTGTGCCCGCAGCGGCGAGGAGGTCGGCGGCCACCGCCAGTCGAACGGCGCGCTCGCCGCCGTCGAAGGCCGCGTCGGTAACGGTGTCGGCGGCGTCTCCGTAGGGGAGCGTGAAGACGTTCAGGTTCCGCGCGGCGAGCGTCTCGGCGTCTGTCAGCGAGAGGTACCGCGGCGACACGGACACCTCAGAGACGACCGTTTCGGGCGTCTCGCGCGCCGTGACGCCCGTCGGAACCCAGCCGCCGAGTCGGGTGACCGTGTCCCGAAGCGCGCCGCGGACGCTGGCCGCGTCGCCGGCGCGCTCTCGAACCACAGCGAGCGCGTCATCGAGGTAGTGGGCGCGAACAGCGGTGAGCGCACGTTCCGCAATCGAGTCGTAGCGAGCGGGCGCCGCCACCAGGTGATCCCGATTGGCGGCGAGCGTCCGTGCGAGCGCCGAAACCGGCGACGACGCGAGGACGCCCGCGCCGCTCACGCGAACCGCCGTCGAGGTGTTCGCCACCCGGTTTCGAATCCGACCGAGCGATCGCGCCGCGCGCTCCCGGAGCGATGGCGGCTGAGATACCCGCACGGTCGCGGAGCGTGTGCCGGCGTCGCCGGTGACGGCACGCGCGGCGAGCGAGTCCGCACCGTCCGGGAGGAGCGCGCTGCGAACCGCGGCGGTCGCCCGCTCGCCCAGGGCGTCCACGGGGCGGTTCGGAACGCCGTCGAGCGCCGCGGGGCGGGCGGTGAGCGCGACCGAGACGCGGTACGTTGAACGTTCGATGCCGGTGACGGTACGAACCGCGGAGCCGTTCGTCCACGACGCGCGGGTCGTCCGGGTCACGGTCACGCGCCGACCGAACGCATCAAGGACGCGGAACGCGTTGTGAACGTCGAACACGCCGACAGCTCCGGCCGTAGCGGCCGTGACGGCTGTCTCGGTCGTAGTGTCCGTCGCCACCCGCGTCCAGTTCTGGGGTGGGGTAGCGGTGTCGAGTCGGTGGTCGGTTCGCGTCACGCGGACGAGGCGGCGGGCGTCGAGACGGGAAGCGTTCTCGAGCACCGCATCCAGCGCGTTCAGGGCGTCGAGGAGCGCTGTGTCAGCGGCCGCAGCGGGCGTGAGCGACGACTGGGCGGGCGGGTGCGATGGTGGCTGCGTGGGCGTGACGTTCATCGCTCCGAAGATGCGGGTCGCACGCGCCCGAGCGCTCGCGCGAGTGACTGCGAGCATGTCGCGTACGCCGGTGAGCGCGTACGCCCGCCCCACGGCCTCGTTCGACGCGGTCGACGCGCGGCCGAAGGTTGCGCGTTGGACGGCGAGCAGGCCGTCGTTCGCGGCGACCTCGACGTGGCGGTTCGCGAGGACGTTCGCGATGGGTGCGCCGGCGTACTGCGCGAGGCCGCGAGCCGCGGTGTAGGGTGCGAGCCGCAGTGTCGCCTCGCGGGCGAGGCCGTACCCCTGGAGGACGCCGCGGTCGACCCGTGCGGCGAACGAGGCCATTCGGTCGTGGAGCGCGAGCACGGGCGTGTCGACGACCACCGAAACGGCGCGCTCGCGGACGCCGACGGACTCGCCGTGCTCGGTGACGGCGAGCGTCGCGTTCCGAACAGTTACCCGCACTCGGTTCGGACGGAGTTCGTCGAGTGTGACCGCGCGAATCGCGCGGCGGGCGTCTCGCGGACTGTCGATCACGTCGAGAGACACACGAGCAGTCGCGTCCCCGTGTCGAGTGTCGAGGTCTGTGAACGCCGCGCAGGCGGCGGCGTACACCCGGAGTGCGAGCGCGTCCCGGAAGGCGGAGTCATCGCGGAGGACGCGTCCATACGGAGTGTTCGCGGGAGTGACGACCGGGTTGGCGGCGGCGGCGGCGCTCGCTTCGATGGTCGCGCGTTCGAGGGCGATGCGTGCACCGGCGAGCGCGCGGTCGGCGGCCCGGTCGGCGGCGTTCGTCTCCGCGGGTGTGTCGCGTGTGGCGAGGGTCGCGCCGACCGCCGTGGCGGTGACGAGGAGGACGACGCCGACGAGCGCGAACGGCACGCGGCCGCGGTCGTCCATCACGGCCACCACCGTCGGAGCACTATCGAAGTGGTTCCGACGCGGAGCACCGCGGCGGTCGTGTCCACGGTTCGAGGCGGGGGCGTACCGATACGGAGAACGGTTCCGTCGGCGCGAGCGGCGACGCTCGCGCGACCCGGAAGCGCGTCGAGGCGGTCGTCCACGAGGGCGGCGACGGCCTGCGAGTAGGCCGAGTCGGGGCGGGGGGCTGCGGCGGCCAGGTGGGTGGCGACGGTGGCGCGAACCGGCCCGGTCGTGGTGTTCACAGTGGCAGTGGTGACCGCGAGCGCATCGAGGGCGGGGCCGGCGTCCGGCGGCGACGGCTGAGGGGCGGGTGTCAGAACGAACAGCGCGGTGACGGCCGCCGCGATGAGAGAGACGGCGATCACGGTGTCCACAGCGGTACTGACGCCGCGCGCGGTCACCACACGACCACCCGAAGGCGGCCGAACAGCACGTCCCCGGAAGCGACGCGAACGGCGACGGGACGGCTCGCGGCGTCCGCCTCTGCAGGTGGCTGCGGGCCGACACTCCACGTTCGGCCGCCCGCGGAGAGCGTGACGTTCACGGGCCGAGAGATGTCGGGGCGGGCGTCGTCGAGTCGATCCAGTTGGGCGACGCCCTGGACGAGGAGAACGTCGGTCGCGGCGTCAAGGGCGGACGGGGCGAGGTCGCGGTCGGCGGTCGGGAGGCTGTGGTCGTACGCGGTCGCGTAGCCGGCGAGCGCCGTGCAGAGAACGGCGACGCAGACGAGCGCGACGAGCGGTTCCGCCTGCGCCCTACCCGACGAGAACGACATCGATCCCCCGCCACGCGAGGTGGCGAACGCGGAGCGTCTCGGCGGCCCGCCACACCGGAGCGCGGGCGCGAGCGGCGGCCACGGCGCGGACGAGCTCGACACCGGTGTCGAAGACGAGCGCGGGGTCGCGGCCGGCGAGCACGGCGGCGAGCGGGCCGTCCGGTGGAACTGGAACGACGCGTGCGACGAGCGCGGCGGACGCCGTCCCACCGGAACCGCGCAGGCCGACGCTACGAGGGGTGACGCGGACGGCGTCGGCGTCAAGGTGGCGGTGAGCGCTCGCGTCGTAGTCACTCACGGCGACCCGGTCGATGGTCGCGGCGGCGGCGGTGGCGTCGGGCGGCGGTGCGGCGGGGACGGCGAGCGCGGCGGCGACCAGCGTGGCTCCGGTGAGCGTGAGGCCGATCCAGGTCGCGAGCGCGTCTGCAGCGTCGAACACGCCAATGGCTGTGCCGATATCTTATTTAAACGCTCGTGACGAGTGCGGCGGCCGTGGCGACGACCGGATAGACGAGGCCGGCGACGGCGAGCGCGGAGCCGGCGGCGTTGGCGGCGCGAGCGCGGTCGGCGCCGTGCCGGACGACGGATCCGAACGCGGGGAGGAGAACAGCGAGCGCGACGACGTACCCGCCGACGACGAGTGCGAGCGCGTCCGGAGCGTACGGGAGCGCGCCGTCCCCGAGCGGGCGGAGGGTGCGGGCGAGCGCAGCGGTAACGCCGGCGACGCAGGGCGCGACCCAGCGCCCGGTCGTGTCGAGCGCGTTCGTGACGGACGCGAGGTCGGCGGTGGTGTCGCGTTCGACGCGGACGAGGCGGTCGAGGTGGTCGGCGAGCGCGACGAGCACGCGCCCGCCGGGCGGGCCGGCCGCGGCGGCGTCCGCGAGGACGGCGGCGGTCGAGCGTGCGCGAGGGCTCGGGTGGTCGCGGAGCGCGCCGTGCGGCCCGAGGAACGCCGTTCGGGTGTCGGCTGTGAGCGTGCGCTGGAGGCGGCTCGCGTCCGCGAAGACGGTGGAGACGGTTCCGTCGAGTTCGGCGGCCGCGGCGGCGAGCGCGCCTTCGGGAGGGTGGCCGCGGCGGACGTGCTGCCCGACGACGACGAGCGCGTCTGGAAGGCCGCGTTCGAGCGCCGCGATATCCTCGCGAACGCCGAGCACGGGACGCGTCCACCGCACGAGGCCCGTGCCGAGTCCGACGACAGGGGCGAAGGGGAGCGCCCACGGCGCGAAGACGGCGAAGGCGACGAGCGCACCGGTGGCCGCCGCGATGGCCCAGAGAAGGCCGGGGCGGGCGCGGCCGGCGAGCGCGGGGTGGTCGCGAGGTATCGGCGTGGCGGGGAAGGCGGCGGGGCGGCGCGCGAGCACGACGGCGATGGCGGCCGTGAGCGCGATCGGGAGTGCGAGGTCGTAGACGGCGGCCAGACCGACGAGCGGAACCGAGATCCCCGAGACTGGAGCGACGGGGAGCAATCCGACGAGGGCGAGCGGGAGGACGACCCCCGCGGCGTAGACGCCCGTGACGAGCGTCGAGAGCGTGCTCGCGTAGTCGGTGACGCGGGCGGCGACGGCGTCGAGGGAGACCGAGAGCGCGCGGTCGAGGAGGCGGGCGCGTTCGCTGTCGGGGGCGTTCGTGGCGGCTTCGACGAGCGCGATGGCGCGCGCGAGTTCGGGGTCGTGGTCGCGCCACGCGCGCCGAAAGCGCGTCCACGCGGTGGTTGGTGCGCCGATCGCGTACCGGACGTGGCCGGCGAGACGGTCGGCGAGCGAACCGGGAGCGTCGGCGGCGAACGCGGCAGTGTGTTCCGGCGTCGGTTCGAGCGCGCCCGCGAGGACGGCGCGGCAGACGAGGTCGGGGCCGTCGCCGAGCGCGCGCGACCGCTGGGAGTCCGCCGCGAGCGTGGGGAGCGCGAGGAGGGCAGCGGCAGCGAGCGACCCGAGCGCGAGCACGGCGAGACCGAGAGTGGGGGACGCGACGACGGAAAGCGCGAGCGCCGACCCGACGGAGAGCGCGGCGAACGCAAGCGCCGCGGTCCGGACGGTGTCGGCGTCCTCGGGTCGATCGAGGAGCGCCAGCGCGCGGTCGAGTTCGGGGTCGCCGCCCGCGGAGATCGGTACGAGGGCGGCGACGCGATCGAGGAGTGTCATCGGAAGCGCTCCGTGCGGTCGGCGACGGCGGCGCGCACGTCCGCGTACGTCTCGTCGTGGGCGGCGAGCGACGCGACGAGCGACGATTCGCCGCGGCCGACCCGGCCCGACGACTGGAGGCCGTCGGGCGTGCGCTCGAAGAGCGCGTGAAATCCGTCGTCGAACTCCTCGACCGCGACCACTTGCTTGCCGTCGGCGGTGTCCGCGAGGGTGACGACGAGGTCAGTTGCAGCGAACGAGTTCGCGGGCACGCCGAGGTCGGACACGACGCGCTCGCGAACCGAGGCGCCGCCGTCGCCGTGGATGGTTCCGAGGACTGCGCTCGCACCCGCGCCGGTCCGCATCGCTTCGTACAGCACGCCGGCCTCCGCGCCTCGGACCTCGCCGACGGCGAGCGCGCCCTCGCCCAGTCGGAGCGCGGTTCGGAGAGCGGCAGCGGTCGACACGGCAGCGCCGTCGCCGTCTGCGGTCGCGCGGAGCGCCTGCACGTCCCGGCCGGCCGACTGGAGACCGGGAATCGGGAGTTCGGGGGCGTCCTCGATGACGACCGTTCGAGTGTCCGGGGGGAGTTCCCAGAGGAGCGCGCCGAGGAACGTCGTTTTCCCGGCGGCGCGAGCGCCGGCCACGAGCACGGCCGCGCCGCGCTCCACCGCGACGGAGAGGAGCGCCGCGGCGTCCGGCGTCAGCGTCCCCGTTTCGACCAATCGCGGGAGCGTGAATCGCTGATCGCTGTGCGCGCGAAAGGCGAACCCGACGCCGTCCGCGACCGGTTCAGACACCGCGGCGACCCGCACGCGGTCGGCCGCTCCCACGTCACGGAGAACGGCGTCCAGCGTGGGGTTCGCGGGCGAGAACGGCCGGCCGCTCGCGGCGCGGACACGGGACGCGAGCGCGTCCACCCCGCGGGACGTGAGGCGGACGTTCGTCGGAAGCAAGCGGCCGTCGAGGACGACGCGTAATCGGGTGTCGGCAGCGGGTGCGGACGCGTAGACGTCGGTGATGCGGGTGTCCGCGAACAGGTCGTCGAGCACGCCGTATCCCCGCGCGTGTTTCTTCAGGACGGCGGCGACGTGCTGGGGTGACTCGGCGGCGCGTCCGGCAGCGCGATCGGCGGCACGGGTCGCGGCACGATCACCCGTCACGACGCCATCCGCGAGGAGGTCATGGGCCCGGTCGAGCACCCGATAGGCAGCCTCGTCGAACGCGGTTTCGGGCGGTTCGACGTGGTAGGTTCGGCCGTTCGGCGTGTCGTAGCGGCGGGCGGTTGCGCCGCCGGAGAGGTCGACGGCGTCGACGAGCGCCGCGGCGGCGGGCGGGTCGGGGTCGACGCGAGCGTGGGCGATGCGGAGGCCGACGAACACGCGGACGGCGTCGTAGCTCTCCACGCCGTCAGCGGCCACGTCGAGGCCGGTTTCGGCGGCGATATCGGCTACGGAACCGGCGCGACCGGTGGCTTCGCGGGCGGCGGCGAGCGGGTCGGTGCCGGCGAGCGCG is drawn from Salarchaeum sp. JOR-1 and contains these coding sequences:
- a CDS encoding glycosyl transferase family 2 is translated as MDYTQERVATLHDYGDAHPDAPTERATVVVPMTEREYGGLAPESVLSTLETLDVDRVVVPLRASAEKAGAFADWLDSFDVPLDVLWCNGPRVADLLDEHGLNGDAGKGRDIWLALGTAADSPYVAVHDADTKTYSARDVPKLLHPLDSGFDFVKGYYARVENQRLYGRLFRLCYEPLVEALDARSDEPVLDYLGAFRYALAGECAMTSGVAHTIRVPRTWGLEVGTLGEAYDAAGFDGTAQVDLGRYEHDHRAVSGPSGLSDMSAGVVGALLRACEDHGVNVDYDTLPERYRETAHRYVRGYAADAAFNDLDYDPADERAQVAEYADAVRPPTDDDRLPAWRDTALSPDAVREAAAADLDAVDS
- a CDS encoding MFS transporter — its product is MSESNSARRVHVFGSLCALVFFVNFGRVAFAPLYGPFIAEFGVNRATVGVTASLVWLGSALPRIPTGYLLTRVARHRVVLATGVFLTGASTFTALAATIEMVFVGGFLIGISSGAYFIAANPLISELFPERVGRVIGVHGTAMQLAAVGAPVTVSALLGVTDWRTVFWLLAAVSGITTLALFVATRRADLPAAGAADRNLVRAVRRQWRLVFTGIAILGVTTLVWNGFWNFYTLYAVEAKGLTSGTANLLLTGMFAAGVPAFWFAGRLADRVAYVPLLLAVLAGFVVCLFALTYASGLIAVTVATLATGGVVHCLFPTIDTFLLDSLPDADRSSAYAAYSAGMMTMQAAGGTVVGVLSTGMGYDLVFRLLAVALGALVVVLVAAYRADLLPEGAAETPT
- a CDS encoding HVO_0758 family zinc finger protein, encoding MKSVRKGLRAGELEKDTYDRLVCAECGENLKTENDPDEVGSVRVCPDCGKRWQQI
- a CDS encoding SDR family oxidoreductase, encoding MRVAILGCGYVGLELGRQLAAAGHEPVGVRRSDDGLAAIADAGFDGVRADVTDPESLEVVPDADAVVFIASSGGRGADAAREVYVDGLRTAIDHFGGRENPPGEFVYTSSTGVYGDHGGDWVDEETPLDPTTEKTEVLAEAERVARERTADHGIGGSVVRFAGLYGPDRYRLERYLDGPVTEGYLNMIHRDDAAGVVRFALTEDAPEVLLAVDDEPVSKHAFADWLADEAGVPRPPKRTKEDRLQESDLSEAAERRILTSKRCSNARLHRLGYEFAYPTYREGYRAALDAY
- a CDS encoding DUF5791 family protein, whose protein sequence is MLTDTISEPESVSADEVFAEYEAALLAVIDAEGVDAVADATGLSPERVADIESGDGDPVTVSEAADLLALTDDWPDAETVRLELQDHVMLQMSSAVVDVDALADGIDAALDPKEVQQKIEGRQPMTLREYAEIHHYLAVENPW
- a CDS encoding type II secretion system protein encodes the protein MTLLDRVAALVPISAGGDPELDRALALLDRPEDADTVRTAALAFAALSVGSALALSVVASPTLGLAVLALGSLAAAALLALPTLAADSQRSRALGDGPDLVCRAVLAGALEPTPEHTAAFAADAPGSLADRLAGHVRYAIGAPTTAWTRFRRAWRDHDPELARAIALVEAATNAPDSERARLLDRALSVSLDAVAARVTDYASTLSTLVTGVYAAGVVLPLALVGLLPVAPVSGISVPLVGLAAVYDLALPIALTAAIAVVLARRPAAFPATPIPRDHPALAGRARPGLLWAIAAATGALVAFAVFAPWALPFAPVVGLGTGLVRWTRPVLGVREDIAALERGLPDALVVVGQHVRRGHPPEGALAAAAAELDGTVSTVFADASRLQRTLTADTRTAFLGPHGALRDHPSPRARSTAAVLADAAAAGPPGGRVLVALADHLDRLVRVERDTTADLASVTNALDTTGRWVAPCVAGVTAALARTLRPLGDGALPYAPDALALVVGGYVVALAVLLPAFGSVVRHGADRARAANAAGSALAVAGLVYPVVATAAALVTSV
- a CDS encoding type II/IV secretion system ATPase subunit — translated: MRRLRALLGDDTDAGCRCRPAFERDTLVLDATDCDGDLATAPECRETAVDALGDRDAAAVVVRSVGRDHRYDDATTALLVAAGRFAPRVRDRDARLAALAGTDPLAAAREATGRAGSVADIAAETGLDVAADGVESYDAVRVFVGLRIAHARVDPDPPAAAALVDAVDLSGGATARRYDTPNGRTYHVEPPETAFDEAAYRVLDRAHDLLADGVVTGDRAATRAADRAAGRAAESPQHVAAVLKKHARGYGVLDDLFADTRITDVYASAPAADTRLRVVLDGRLLPTNVRLTSRGVDALASRVRAASGRPFSPANPTLDAVLRDVGAADRVRVAAVSEPVADGVGFAFRAHSDQRFTLPRLVETGTLTPDAAALLSVAVERGAAVLVAGARAAGKTTFLGALLWELPPDTRTVVIEDAPELPIPGLQSAGRDVQALRATADGDGAAVSTAAALRTALRLGEGALAVGEVRGAEAGVLYEAMRTGAGASAVLGTIHGDGGASVRERVVSDLGVPANSFAATDLVVTLADTADGKQVVAVEEFDDGFHALFERTPDGLQSSGRVGRGESSLVASLAAHDETYADVRAAVADRTERFR